A DNA window from Trichosurus vulpecula isolate mTriVul1 chromosome 2, mTriVul1.pri, whole genome shotgun sequence contains the following coding sequences:
- the LOC118837970 gene encoding olfactory receptor 8B3-like isoform X2 — MMEMSLENASSVTEFILAGLTDQAELQLPLFLLFMWTYVITIVGNMGLIILIRMNSQLHTPMYYFLFNLSFIDLCYFSVFTPKMLMNFVLTKNIISYSGCMAQLYFYCFFVISEIYMFTIMAYDRYVAICNPLLYNVTMSNRVCSWLLGGVYVMGFVGAMAHTGCMLRLSFCDANIINHYMCDILPLLQLSCTSTYVNELVVFIVVGINLIVPSVAIFTSYALILSSILSISSTEGRSKAFSTCSSHIVAAALFFGSASFMYLKPSSSGSVDQDKVSSIFYTNVGPMLNPIIYSLRNKDVQAALRKTLKRKIFSST, encoded by the exons ATGATGGA AATGTCTTTGGAAAATGCCTCTTCAGTGACTGAATTCATCCTTGCTGGCTTAACAGATCAAGCAGAGCTCCAGCTACCCCTATTCCTCCTGTTTATGTGGACTTATGTGATCACTATAGTGGGAAATATGGGATTGATCATTTTAATCAGGATGAATTCTCAGCTTCACACTCCTATGTATTATTTCCTCTTCAACTTATCTTTCATAGATCTCTGCTACTTCTCTGTCTTTACTCCCAAAATGTTGATGAATTTTGTCCTAACCAAAAACATCATCTCTTATTCAGGGTGTATGGCTCAGCTctatttctattgtttttttgttatttctgaaATCTATATGTTCACAATAATGGCTTATGATCGTTATGTTGCCATCTGTAATCCATTGCTGTATAATGTTACTATGTCCAATCGGGTGTGTTCATGGCTATTGGGTGGGGTATATGTAATGGGGTTTGTTGGTGCCATGGCTCACACTGGATGTATGCTGAGACTGTCCTTCTGTGATGCCAATATCATAAACCACTATATGTGTGACATACTTCCCCTCCTCCAGCTCTCCTGTACCAGCACCTATGTCAATGAACTGGTGGTTTTCATTGTAGTGGGCATTAATCTCATAGTGCCAAGTGTTGCCATCTTCACCTCCTATGCTCTCATCCTATCCAGTATCTTGAGCATTAGCTCCACTGAAGGCAGGTCCAAAGCCTTCAGCACCTGCAGCTCCCACATAGTTGCTGCTGCTCTCTTCTTTGGCTCAGCTTCATTCATGTATCTCAAGCCATCTTCATCAGGGTCCGTGGACCAGGACAAAGTATCTTCAATCTTTTACACAAATGTGGGGCCCATGCTAAACCCCATCATCTATAGTTTGAGGAATAAAGATGTTCAAGCTGCCTTAAGGaaaacattgaaaagaaaaatattttcctcaacATGA
- the LOC118837970 gene encoding olfactory receptor 8B3-like isoform X1, whose protein sequence is MSERRMSLENASSVTEFILAGLTDQAELQLPLFLLFMWTYVITIVGNMGLIILIRMNSQLHTPMYYFLFNLSFIDLCYFSVFTPKMLMNFVLTKNIISYSGCMAQLYFYCFFVISEIYMFTIMAYDRYVAICNPLLYNVTMSNRVCSWLLGGVYVMGFVGAMAHTGCMLRLSFCDANIINHYMCDILPLLQLSCTSTYVNELVVFIVVGINLIVPSVAIFTSYALILSSILSISSTEGRSKAFSTCSSHIVAAALFFGSASFMYLKPSSSGSVDQDKVSSIFYTNVGPMLNPIIYSLRNKDVQAALRKTLKRKIFSST, encoded by the exons atgtctgaaag GAGAATGTCTTTGGAAAATGCCTCTTCAGTGACTGAATTCATCCTTGCTGGCTTAACAGATCAAGCAGAGCTCCAGCTACCCCTATTCCTCCTGTTTATGTGGACTTATGTGATCACTATAGTGGGAAATATGGGATTGATCATTTTAATCAGGATGAATTCTCAGCTTCACACTCCTATGTATTATTTCCTCTTCAACTTATCTTTCATAGATCTCTGCTACTTCTCTGTCTTTACTCCCAAAATGTTGATGAATTTTGTCCTAACCAAAAACATCATCTCTTATTCAGGGTGTATGGCTCAGCTctatttctattgtttttttgttatttctgaaATCTATATGTTCACAATAATGGCTTATGATCGTTATGTTGCCATCTGTAATCCATTGCTGTATAATGTTACTATGTCCAATCGGGTGTGTTCATGGCTATTGGGTGGGGTATATGTAATGGGGTTTGTTGGTGCCATGGCTCACACTGGATGTATGCTGAGACTGTCCTTCTGTGATGCCAATATCATAAACCACTATATGTGTGACATACTTCCCCTCCTCCAGCTCTCCTGTACCAGCACCTATGTCAATGAACTGGTGGTTTTCATTGTAGTGGGCATTAATCTCATAGTGCCAAGTGTTGCCATCTTCACCTCCTATGCTCTCATCCTATCCAGTATCTTGAGCATTAGCTCCACTGAAGGCAGGTCCAAAGCCTTCAGCACCTGCAGCTCCCACATAGTTGCTGCTGCTCTCTTCTTTGGCTCAGCTTCATTCATGTATCTCAAGCCATCTTCATCAGGGTCCGTGGACCAGGACAAAGTATCTTCAATCTTTTACACAAATGTGGGGCCCATGCTAAACCCCATCATCTATAGTTTGAGGAATAAAGATGTTCAAGCTGCCTTAAGGaaaacattgaaaagaaaaatattttcctcaacATGA
- the LOC118837952 gene encoding olfactory receptor 8B3-like: MSLENASSVTEFILAGLTDQPELQLPLFLLFMWTYVITIVGNMGLIILIRMNSQLHTPMYYFLFSLSFNDLCYSSVFTPKMLMNFVLTKNIISYSGCMAQLYFYSFFVISEIYMFTIMAYDRYVAICHPLLYNVTMSNQVCSWLLGGVYVMGFVGAMAHTGCMLRLSFCDANIVNHYMCDILPLLQLSCTSTYVNELVVFIVVGINLIVPSVTIFTSYALILSSILNMSSTEGRSKAFSTCSSHIVAVALFFGSASFMYLKPSSSDSMDQDKVSSVFYTNVGPMLNPVIYSLRNKDVQAALRKTLKRKILSRT, from the coding sequence ATGTCTTTGGAAAATGCCTCTTCAGTGACTGAATTCATCCTTGCCGGCTTAACAGATCAACCAGAGCTCCAGCTACCCCTGTTCCTCCTGTTTATGTGGACTTATGTGATCACTATTGTGGGAAACATGGGATTGATCATTTTAATCAGGATGAATTCTCAGCTTCACACTCCAATGTATTATTTCCTCTTCAGCTTATCTTTCAATGATCTCTGCTACTCCTCTGTCTTTACTCCCAAAATGTTGATGAATTTTGTCCTAACCAAAAACATCATCTCTTATTCAGGGTGTATGGCTCAGCTCTATTTCTActccttttttgttatttctgaaATCTATATGTTCACAATAATGGCTTATGATCGTTATGTTGCCATCTGTCATCCATTGCTGTATAATGTTACTATGTCCAATCAGGTGTGTTCATGGCTATTGGGTGGGGTATACGTAATGGGATTTGTTGGTGCCATGGCCCACACTGGATGCATGTTGAGATTGTCCTTCTGTGATGCCAATATCGTAAACCACTACATGTGTGatattcttcctctcctccagctCTCCTGTACCAGCACCTATGTCAATGAACTGGTGGTTTTCATTGTAGTGGGCATTAATCTCATAGTGCCAAGTGTCACCATCTTCACCTCCTATGCTCTCATCCTGTCCAGTATCCTGAATATGAGCTCCACTGAAGGCAGGTCCAAAGCCTTCAGCACCTGCAGCTCCCACATAGTTGCTGTTGCTCTTTTCTTTGGCTCAGCTTCATTCATGTATCTCAAGCCATCTTCATCAGACTCCATGGACCAGGACAAAGTATCTTCGGTCTTTTACACAAATGTGGGGCCCATGCTAAACCCTGTCATTTATAGTCTGAGGAATAAAGATGTTCAAGCTGCCTTGAGGaaaacattgaaaagaaaaatactttccaGAACATGA